TTTATGGCAAAGCGGTTGGAAAAAGCGGTTTAGCGCTTGGTTCATATACCGATACCATTACATTAAAAATTGATTTTTGATTGTAAATTATTGCATTAGTAATGACGCAAAACAGTATCATATTTTGTGCAAAAAATTACCTTCCATTACTGGCATTGCTTATTCTTGCAATGCCAGTACTTGGTGCTAATAATTGCCAATTAAGTAGTTCAGCAAGTGGTTGCCCAATATTAGTTCAAGCTACGATTTTAAAAGGTTGTCAAATTTCTGGCTCCACGCCATCACATTTAGGCTATCTGGATTTTGGTACCTGGCCCACTTTATCAGATAAAACAGTCACAACCTCATTAACGTTTAATTCATCGATTAAATTAGACTGCACCCCAAATACCACACTGACCATTAGCGTTGACCAAGGGAAAAATAATAATAGTGGCTATAATATGGTAAACTCACAAGGTAATCTGCTTTCTTATCAGCTATATTCAGACAATGGTTTAACTAAACCCTTTAACGCTGGACAACCAATCTCATTATTACTTTCTAATACCAGCAATAATGTTGCCTTGCCAATCTATGGTCTAGTCAAATTGACCAAGAATCTTCCCCCTGGTAATTACAATGACACATTAACAATTAATATTTCTTGGTGATTTGGCAATAAAATAATGGAGTTAATGCTTATGTCGAGTAATGTTTCACTTACCATATATAACCTAAAATTATGGACTACCCCACTTAATTTACTGTTTGTTTTCTTCACTGTTTTTTTTTCCTTACTTGCAAATGCTTCAATCGTGATCTGGCCAACTAATTTGGTTATCGAAAATAGTGCTAAAACAACTATTTTGCATCTAGAAAATAGAGATCACCAACCGATCGTTCTGCAGGCACGGGTTTATCAATGGAAACAAGTCAATGGTGAAGAACAGCTAGTACAGCAACAAAATATAGTTGCAAGCCCGCCAATAATGACCATTGAAGCCAATAGCCAACAAATTGTAAGAATAATTAATAAACAAAAGCCATTAGTCAATGAGGAATTAACTTATCGTCTGATAGTAGATGAAATTCCAACCAAGGATAAAAACCAACAAGGCGTTAGCTTTCAAATGCGTTACTCTTTACCGATATTTGTGTATGGAGAAAATTTACAACACGATTCGGTTATAGATAACATGCAAAAATTTTTAAGTTGGCGTTGGATTGAAAATGGTAATAAAAAGTGGTTAGAACTCAATAATCAAGGCATCACTCACGTTCATTTATCAAGTATTGACCTGCAACAAAAAATGAGTAATCAGCTATCTAGCTATGTATTACCTCACTCCGTCATACGTATTGCTATTAATAATAAACAGATTAAAAAACCACAAAAAATTACAGCCGTAATCAATGGTACAAAAAGTACGACCATAATTAATAATGAATTTTAATAGATAATATTCTAATTAAAATCACTAAAAGCGGTGAGCCAATGAAATATAAACTAAAACGTGTTTCTTTATGCTCGGTGATTATTACTCTTTTGTGGTACACATTGATATCATCCACTTTTGCTAGTTCTATTGATACTTTACCGAATAGCAAACTAGAATTATATTTGGAATTAGTCATCAATGGTTTTTCAACTAACCATATTGCGGCTATAGACTATGAACAGCCTAATTTTTTTATTTCCCCCCAAGACCTGACTATCACTGGAATTGCCCCTTCACATTGGCAGCAACTAATATCTAAAAAAGACGGTAAAATTAACCTAAATCAGATCAAAAACCTTACCGCCACCTATCAACAAGAAAAACAACAGCTCTTAATCACTGTTCCACCTGCTTGGTTACCAAACCAAACCGTCTCATTAAACTCGCAGCAAACTTATTACCCTGCCGAAAATAGTAATGGATTACTATTTAATTATGACGCTTATGTTAGTAACCCTCAAAATGGGGATAGTTATGCCGCCATCTGGACTGATGTGCGTTTTTTTAGCCAAGATGGTGCATTACAGTCCACGGGGTCATACCAGCAGCCATTTAGTAAAAGGGCAAAACGCTATATTCGTTATGATACGAGTTGGCAAAGCTCTAACCAACAATCAATGAGTACGATAGATGTCGGTGACTTTATAACAAAAACATTGTCTTGGAGCGATCCTGTTCGTTTAGGTGGATTACAAATCGCGAAAAACTTTTCTATTCGCCCAGATATTATCACTTATCCGTTACCGCAATTATCAGGAGAAAATAATCTCCCTTCAACGGTTGATTTATTGGTTAATGGTTACAAGGTTGAAAGCTCATCACTCAATTCAGGACCGTTTACTTTAACCAATGTTCCTTTT
The genomic region above belongs to Orbaceae bacterium lpD02 and contains:
- a CDS encoding spore coat U domain-containing protein; the encoded protein is MTQNSIIFCAKNYLPLLALLILAMPVLGANNCQLSSSASGCPILVQATILKGCQISGSTPSHLGYLDFGTWPTLSDKTVTTSLTFNSSIKLDCTPNTTLTISVDQGKNNNSGYNMVNSQGNLLSYQLYSDNGLTKPFNAGQPISLLLSNTSNNVALPIYGLVKLTKNLPPGNYNDTLTINISW
- a CDS encoding molecular chaperone, giving the protein MSSNVSLTIYNLKLWTTPLNLLFVFFTVFFSLLANASIVIWPTNLVIENSAKTTILHLENRDHQPIVLQARVYQWKQVNGEEQLVQQQNIVASPPIMTIEANSQQIVRIINKQKPLVNEELTYRLIVDEIPTKDKNQQGVSFQMRYSLPIFVYGENLQHDSVIDNMQKFLSWRWIENGNKKWLELNNQGITHVHLSSIDLQQKMSNQLSSYVLPHSVIRIAINNKQIKKPQKITAVINGTKSTTIINNEF